In Drosophila willistoni isolate 14030-0811.24 chromosome XR unlocalized genomic scaffold, UCI_dwil_1.1 Seg41, whole genome shotgun sequence, the following are encoded in one genomic region:
- the LOC6643087 gene encoding nucleolar protein dao-5 isoform X2, whose translation MADLLKLTDAVVFEYLQGKDKNLAKVFQQKTKAANVAKNTPKLTDILQFFQTKSATKIPQIKAGAKDSDSDDDDSDSDSEETPAAASAAGKKPNLSNGKAAKKDDTSSEESDSEEETAKPNAKVAPAKPAATKKADTSSEESSSEEETAPKKVAATPAKAATPAKKPAAAASSSSEDDSSEEEKAAKPAAKKPVAAVTPAKKPSAAASSSSEEDSSEEEPAKPAAKKPVAATPAKKAAKSSSEDSSSEEEAAPKKPVAAKSLAAPAKAKKDDTSSEESSSEDEKPAVAKKSPAKAAPAKKADDSSDSDDSSEDEAPKKTAVVAPTKATPAKKADTSSEDSSSEDEKPAAKKPAPAAAAKKQAESEDSSDDSDSSEEEKPKAKVVVAKPAPVAAKAAAKSSSEEDSSSDDDDAPAAVKPAVKKPAAATPAKKQESSSDDDSSDDDEPAKKKPAVAAAPAKKKKESSSSDDSDDSEESGEIKPQPAVANGGAKKRKFSGGDADEEAKATPNKKYNNFVKSGEQQNGYQNSTPNNYENNRNRQLNNSGGGSAGRRRSPFRRVRTEDIEVDKRVQDMSFEAKKNAAGSWGDRANKDLKHTRGKSFKHEKTKKKRGSYRGGQIDVGVNSIKFD comes from the exons atggCGGATCTGCTAAAACTTACCGATGCGGTAGTATTTGAGTATCTACAAGGCAAAGACAAAAACCTGGCTAAGGTTTTTCAACAAAAGACGAAAGCG gCTAATGTTGCTAAGAATACACCAAAGTTGACAGATATTCTACAGTTCTTTCAAACAAAAAGTGCGACAAAGATTCCACAAATCAAGGCTGGAGCTAAGGATAGCGATAGTGACGACGATGACAGTGATTCCGACTCAGAAGAAACTCcggcagcagcatcagccgCTGGCAAGAAGCCGAATTTGAGCAATGGCAAGGCAGCGAAAAAGGACGACACAAGTAGTGAGGAAAGCGATTCTGAAGAGGAGACGGCCAAACCCAATGCTAAGGTTGCTCCGGCGAAACCAGCTGCGACTAAGAAAGCAGACACCTCCAGTGAAGAATCCTCCTCAGAAGAAGAAACAGCGCCTAAAAAGGTAGCAGCCACACCTGCCAAAGCTGCTACACCAGCCAAGAAACCAGCTGCAGCCGCTTCTTCCTCCAGCGAAGATGACTCCTCCGAAGAAGAAAAGGCAGCAAAGCCAGCAGCTAAAAAACCAGTTGCTGCTGTAACACCAGCTAAGAAACCATCTGCAGCCGCCTCTTCCTCCAGCGAAGAGGACTCCTCCGAAGAAGAGCCAGCAAAGCCAGCGGCTAAGAAACCAGTTGCTGCTACGCCAGCCAAAAAGGCTGCAAAGTCATCTAGTGAGGATAGCTCTTCCGAAGAGGAGGCAGCTCCTAAAAAACCCGTGGCCGCAAAGTCACTTGCTGCTCCAGCAAAGGCCAAGAAAGATGACACCTCTAGTGAGGAAAGCTCTTCTGAAGATGAAAAGCCAGCAGTAGCAAAGAAGTCGCCAGCAAAGGCGGCGCCTGCCAAGAAAGCAGATGACTCAAGTGACTCGGACGATTCCTCAGAAGATGAAGCACCCAAAAAAACAGCAGTAGTCGCTCCAACAAAGGCAACCCCGGCCAAAAAGGCAGACACCTCCAGTGAGGATTCCTCCTCTGAAGATGAGAAACCAGCTGCCAAAAAGCCGGCGCCAGCGGCTGCTGCTAAGAAGCAAGCAGAATCCGAAGATTCTTCCGATGATAGCGATAGCTCCGAAGAAGAGAAGCCCAAGGCTAAGGTGGTGGTGGCCAAACCTGCACCAGTGGCAGCCAAGGCTGCTGCTAAGAGCAGCAGTGAAGAAGATTCCTCaagcgacgacgacgatgccCCTGCTGCTGTCAAGCCAGCTGTAAAGAAGCCAGCAGCCGCCACACCAGCCAAGAAGCAAGAATCCTCCAGTGATGATGACTCTTCCGATGATGATGAGCCGGCAAAGAAGAAACCCGCCGTGGCTGCTGCGCCTgccaagaagaagaaggagagCAGCAGTTCGGATGACAGCGACGACTCTGAAGAATCCGGTGAGATTAAGCCCCAGCCAGCTGTGGCCAATGGCGGAGCTAAGAAACGCAAATTCAGCGGTGGTGATGCCGACGAGGAGGCCAAGGCTACTCCGAATAAGAAATACAACAACTTTGTCAAGTCCGGAGAGCAACAG AATGGTTACCAGAACTCCACGCCAAACAACTATGAGAACAACCGAAATAGGCAATTGAACAACAGTGGAGGAGGCAGTGCCGGGCGTCGTCGTTCTCCCTTCCGACGTGTACGCACCGAAGACATTGAAGTGGACAAACGCGTCCAAGATATGTCCTTTGAGGCCAAG AAAAACGCAGCCGGTTCCTGGGGCGATCGTGCAAATAAGGATTTAAAGCATACCCGCGGTAAATCCTTTAAGCACGAGAAGACCAAGAAGAAGCGCGGTAGCTACCGGGGAGGCCAAATTGACGTTGGCGTCAATTCTATAAAATTTGACTAG
- the LOC6643087 gene encoding nucleolar protein dao-5 isoform X1: MADLLKLTDAVVFEYLQGKDKNLAKVFQQKTKAANVAKNTPKLTDILQFFQTKSATKIPQIKAGAKDSDSDDDDSDSDSEETPAAASAAGKKPNLSNGKAAKKDDTSSEESDSEEETAKPNAKVAPAKPAATKKADTSSEESSSEEETAPKKVAATPAKAATPAKKPAAAASSSSEDDSSEEEKAAKPAAKKPVAAVTPAKKPSAAASSSSEEDSSEEEPAKPAAKKPVAATPAKKAAKSSSEDSSSEEEAAPKKPVAAKSLAAPAKAKKDDTSSEESSSEDEKPAVAKKSPAKAAPAKKADDSSDSDDSSEDEAPKKTAVVAPTKATPAKKADTSSEDSSSEDEKPAAKKPAPAAAAKKQAESEDSSDDSDSSEEEKPKAKVVVAKPAPVAAKAAAKSSSEEDSSSDDDDAPAAVKPAVKKPAAATPAKKQESSSDDDSSDDDEPAKKKPAVAAAPAKKKKESSSSDDSDDSEESGEIKPQPAVANGGAKKRKFSGGDADEEAKATPNKKYNNFVKSGEQQDNNGGGFQKRGGGRGRGGSGFAGRPDRSKWETNKQNGGGGGDGGNDAAGGEGGGGGFKKFGERKSFGGFDRNNQRGGGGGRGGGGGFGGRGGGGRGGGGGFGDRGRGGFGRGGGGGGGGGFGRGGGGGGRGRGGGGFGNKSFDSGPKQNKKITFDN; encoded by the exons atggCGGATCTGCTAAAACTTACCGATGCGGTAGTATTTGAGTATCTACAAGGCAAAGACAAAAACCTGGCTAAGGTTTTTCAACAAAAGACGAAAGCG gCTAATGTTGCTAAGAATACACCAAAGTTGACAGATATTCTACAGTTCTTTCAAACAAAAAGTGCGACAAAGATTCCACAAATCAAGGCTGGAGCTAAGGATAGCGATAGTGACGACGATGACAGTGATTCCGACTCAGAAGAAACTCcggcagcagcatcagccgCTGGCAAGAAGCCGAATTTGAGCAATGGCAAGGCAGCGAAAAAGGACGACACAAGTAGTGAGGAAAGCGATTCTGAAGAGGAGACGGCCAAACCCAATGCTAAGGTTGCTCCGGCGAAACCAGCTGCGACTAAGAAAGCAGACACCTCCAGTGAAGAATCCTCCTCAGAAGAAGAAACAGCGCCTAAAAAGGTAGCAGCCACACCTGCCAAAGCTGCTACACCAGCCAAGAAACCAGCTGCAGCCGCTTCTTCCTCCAGCGAAGATGACTCCTCCGAAGAAGAAAAGGCAGCAAAGCCAGCAGCTAAAAAACCAGTTGCTGCTGTAACACCAGCTAAGAAACCATCTGCAGCCGCCTCTTCCTCCAGCGAAGAGGACTCCTCCGAAGAAGAGCCAGCAAAGCCAGCGGCTAAGAAACCAGTTGCTGCTACGCCAGCCAAAAAGGCTGCAAAGTCATCTAGTGAGGATAGCTCTTCCGAAGAGGAGGCAGCTCCTAAAAAACCCGTGGCCGCAAAGTCACTTGCTGCTCCAGCAAAGGCCAAGAAAGATGACACCTCTAGTGAGGAAAGCTCTTCTGAAGATGAAAAGCCAGCAGTAGCAAAGAAGTCGCCAGCAAAGGCGGCGCCTGCCAAGAAAGCAGATGACTCAAGTGACTCGGACGATTCCTCAGAAGATGAAGCACCCAAAAAAACAGCAGTAGTCGCTCCAACAAAGGCAACCCCGGCCAAAAAGGCAGACACCTCCAGTGAGGATTCCTCCTCTGAAGATGAGAAACCAGCTGCCAAAAAGCCGGCGCCAGCGGCTGCTGCTAAGAAGCAAGCAGAATCCGAAGATTCTTCCGATGATAGCGATAGCTCCGAAGAAGAGAAGCCCAAGGCTAAGGTGGTGGTGGCCAAACCTGCACCAGTGGCAGCCAAGGCTGCTGCTAAGAGCAGCAGTGAAGAAGATTCCTCaagcgacgacgacgatgccCCTGCTGCTGTCAAGCCAGCTGTAAAGAAGCCAGCAGCCGCCACACCAGCCAAGAAGCAAGAATCCTCCAGTGATGATGACTCTTCCGATGATGATGAGCCGGCAAAGAAGAAACCCGCCGTGGCTGCTGCGCCTgccaagaagaagaaggagagCAGCAGTTCGGATGACAGCGACGACTCTGAAGAATCCGGTGAGATTAAGCCCCAGCCAGCTGTGGCCAATGGCGGAGCTAAGAAACGCAAATTCAGCGGTGGTGATGCCGACGAGGAGGCCAAGGCTACTCCGAATAAGAAATACAACAACTTTGTCAAGTCCGGAGAGCAACAG GATAACAATGGCGGTGGTTTCCAGAAACGTGGCGGCGGACGTGGACGTGGTGGTTCTGGTTTTGCTGGACGGCCAGATCGCAGCAAATGGGAGACGAATAAACAAAAtggaggcggcggcggcgatGGTGGCAATGATGCTGCAGGTGGTgaaggcggcggcggcggtttTAAGAAGTTCGGCGAACGCAAGAGTTTTGGCGGCTTTGATAGAAACAATCAGAGAGGAGGCGGAGGTGGAcgtggtggcggcggcggatTCGGTGGACGTGGCGGCGGTGGAcgcggcggtggcggtggcttTGGCGATCGAGGACGTGGTGGCTTTGGCCGTGGAggcggtggtggcggcggcggcggcttTGGCCgtggaggtggtggtggtggacgTGGACGCGGCGGTGGTGGCTTTGGTAACAAATCCTTTGATTCGGGGCCAaagcaaaacaagaaaatcaCCTTTGATAATTAA
- the LOC6643088 gene encoding carbohydrate sulfotransferase 11 isoform X3: MYWVTMPGIRQILGNFWLTKNIILSAGYSPSYLRKTKKILLNLARERYPRVSLEELREAQNDSLTFIIARNPFERLLSAYRDKMVFALPYSFHDKLGRSIVRNYRKKPSLAARSSNTKYPSFPEFVNWLLDQVKRGSFIDMHFVAATSFCTPCLIKFDMILKFESLTEDQLYLIEKTGLKRVIAPVWRNMGKGGRKTHELQQQFYAQLTRQEMLELYEYYKYDFELFDYDIQEYLQVARPDEGPTDVRN, encoded by the exons ATGTATTGG GTCACGATGCCTGGCATACGCCAAATACTTGGGAATTTTTGgttaacaaaaaatatcatATTATCTG cTGGTTACTCACCCAGTTATTTACGTAAAACTAAGAAAATTCTTCTAAACTTGGCCAGAGAACGCTATCCGCGTGTGAGCCTAGAAGAG CTTCGTGAGGCACAAAATGACTCATTGACATTTATCATAGCACGTAATCCCTTCGAGAGACTCTTGAGTGCCTATCGTGATAAAATGGTGTTCGCTTTACCATATTCCTTCCATGACAAGCTGGGGCGCAGTATAGTGCGAAATTATCGCAAAAAG CCCTCGCTGGCGGCTCGTTCGTCAAACACAAAGTATCCATCATTTCCGGAATTTGTTAACTGGCTGTTGGATCAGGTGAAACGTGGCAGTTTCATAGACATGCACTTTGTGGCGGCAACTTCATTTTGCACACCATGTCTTATTAAATTTGACATGATATTGAAGTTCGAGTCACTGACCGAGGATCAATTATATCTAATCGAAAAGACTGGCCTGAAGCGGGTGATAGCTCCTGTATGGCGCAATATGGGCAAAGGGGGCCGCAAAACTCATGAGCTACAGCAGCAATTCTATGCCCAATTAACTCGACAAGAGATGCTCGAGCTCTATGAGTATTACAA ATATGATTTTGAACTGTTTGACTATGATATCCAGGAATATCTGCAGGTGGCCCGACCTGATGAGGGCCCCACAGATGTTAGAAACTAA
- the LOC6643086 gene encoding uncharacterized protein LOC6643086 encodes MQCNMNDAGYPGYYSVIGNQLLPPHHPHPPAAELLSLSTPIHALESDTNFTNFFDDDQAALSSSVAAAVTATGVAVGASAAAAVPFVQIHTTDLQLETQVGKSYRNFRRKTAEIKSEAELIKSEQATDAAAKERLNATPTPPTRNTSCPSVEGKSTVVVGDGSTSDNRVLHRCHNCPYLTLCPMKMQAHMSNCFGEQPSKQCPGCQNIFLNQEVLIMHLSLDHHLEEHEISALLKKSSVREQTKSRIFIKNVACLQEPPPAPPPPPQEQNSLPDFLPLMPHNENVGAGNNIMDLLDDVTEQVAAPSKPSQKISIKSVDVLREPALLPFDFQLQQAEPALLTDNDLLDVQVVGVEPEKPRQPKIYIRNVDILKEPMVLPSALPSMGFNGTGVTGTTTPGTNGGVAGDVFHTDALLTPTGPLPGFEPSLAPLANMCNEAFAFDTVLGCNGGVTGTAAGMDTSRFSALDLDFAVDFDHGVAPLVTEATPPPPSVIPPPPPHPITLEPPPVELGNFIPPAPNTTNSQSKQKIFIKNVDILKAPQRGTLHLRTVDELNLMNRNEVEHLMVPLMELPIDQQQQQQPPQQQQTLQEASVAGQTLSDFQPSLSNSWPSEEGYDLAEDLECWRWMEEPLPGAGGQSHEETPASTQLDPSTEDLLVKDFAQLYNGAPNPPAPPPPPSSVQLPAVTLDQLSCGVGGVGVGIGDGGGGVPPLVPVTASGGTVMTSSSSNLSSLPVPPLVPLASEATVSITSEKPARIYVANNLLPAAVEPPSGGTSVRGRPYGAKQAGGNLTKRRPPPGAQQIPEGGKCQVEGCMFRFKSPSTLEYHGRCHNGQLGSAQPMICPECQSSEFSNWNCLHTHLWRTHQIDMELYCCQLCSFKTPIYSRLVNTHAKIHSEERNYKCEQCGKGFKNTKQLKNHRRLHRTQGLGMGKPLTAAPPPPPPNLSPNNPQEQALTTLLHRCEDCGAAFKQRKTLREHLCKERNEQPQCQTCQRLFSSKSSLKLHMRSHQSIKRFKCESCEYEASDHNAFRRHLGTHKERKRYACPHCDFRAIQSTAFRLHLQKRHPEKELSSIIHKCDVCSFSSINQGLLLVHQAKHEANQQSNNPTTINNRKSVPGHISSAVAAIPSQIKVESSLLLAHSSTNAKEQSADAIDGLTLMDPLPTS; translated from the exons ATGCAATGCAATATGAACGATGCAGGATATCCAGGCTACTACAGTGTCATTGGCAACCAG TTGCTACCACCGCACCACCCGCACCCGCCAGCTGCCGAGTTGCTATCACTATCAACGCCTATTCATGCATTGGAGTCAGATACCAATTTCACCAATTTCTTTGACGATGACCAAGCGGCGTTGAGCAGCTCTGTGGCTGCTGCAGTCACTGCGACGGGAGTAGCCGTTGGAGCCAGTGCAGCGGCAGCCGTTCCCTTTGTGCAAATTCATACTACGGATCTGCAGCTAGAGACGCAAGTGGGAAAGAGCTATCGCAATTTTCGGAGAAAAACTGCCGAAATTAAATCAGAAGCCGAGCTTATAAAATCCGAGCAGGCAACAGATGCAGCAGCTAAAGAGCGGCTTAATGCCACGCCCACGCCGCCCACTCGTAACACCAGTTGCCCAAGTGTAGAAGGAAAGTCAACTGTGGTTGTAGGGGATGGCAGCACCTCGGATAACCGAGTCCTACACAGATGTCACAATTGTCCTTACTTGACTCTGTGTCCAATGAAGATGCAGGCGCATATGTCCAATTGCTTTGGTGAACAGCCCAGTAAACAGTGTCCAG GCTGCCAGAACATTTTTCTTAACCAGGAAGTTCTGATTATGCATCTCAGCCTTGATCATCATTTGGAGGAACATGAGATTTCGGCCCTGCTCAAGAAGTCATCGGTCCGGGAGCAGACCAAGAGTCGCATTTTCATTAAGAACGTTGCTTGCCTACAGGAGCCACCCCCAGCGCCGCCTCCGCCACCACAGGAGCAGAATTCTCTTCCGGATTTTTTACCCTTAATGCCACACAATGAAAACGTCGGTGCTGGAAACAATATAATGGATTTACTCGATGACGTCACAGAACAAGTAGCAGCTCCATCCAAACCCAGTCAGAAAATCTCTATTAAAAGCGTCGATGTCCTTAGAGAGCCAGCTCTGTTGCcctttgattttcaattgcaaCAAGCCGAGCCAGCGCTACTCACCGACAATGATCTTCTAGATGTGCAGGTGGTGGGTGTAGAACCAGAGAAACCACGTCAACCTAAGATCTATATTAGAAACGTGGACATATTAAAAGAGCCAATGGTGCTACCATCAGCTCTGCCGAGCATGGGTTTCAATGGCACAGGTGTAACGGGGACCACCACACCTGGCACAAATGGAGGAGTTGCCGGAGATGTATTCCACACGGATGCATTGCTAACACCAACTGGTCCGCTGCCGGGATTCGAACCAAGTTTGGCTCCTTTGGCTAATATGTGCAATGAGGCGTTTGCATTTGATACGGTCTTAGGTTGTAATGGAGGTGTAACTGGCACCGCTGCTGGAATGGACACCAGTCGTTTTAGTGCCTTGGATTTGGATTTCGCTGTAGATTTCGATCATGGAGTGGCGCCATTGGTGACAGAGGCTACGCCGCCACCGCCATCAGTGATTCCGCCGCCTCCTCCACATCCCATCACATTGGAGCCACCGCCTGTTGAGTTGGGCAACTTTATACCGCCGGCTCCCAACACCACCAACAGCCAATCAAAGCAGAAGATTTTTATTAAGAACGTTGATATCCTTAAAGCACCGCAGCGCGGCACACTTCACCTTCGTACCGTAGATGAGCTCAATCTGATGAATCGCAATGAAGTTGAGCATCTAATGGTACCCCTAATGGAATTACCAATtgatcagcagcagcagcagcaaccac cccagcagcagcagactcTTCAAGAGGCATCTGTAGCTGGGCAGACCTTGAGTGATTTTCAGCCTTCGCTAAGTAACAGCTGGCCCAGTGAAGAAGGCTATGATTTAGCTGAAGATTTGGAGTGCTGGCGTTGGATGGAGGAACCATTGCCAGGGGCCGGTGGCCAGAGCCATGAGGAAACTCCTGCATCTACACAGTTGGATCCATCAACCGAAGATCTACTGGTTAAAGATTTTGCTCAATTATATAATGGTGCACCTAATcctcctgctcctcctcctccaccatCATCGGTTCAGTTACCGGCAGTAACACTCGACCAATTGTCATGTGGCGTAGGAGGTGTAGGAGTCGGCATCGGAGATGGAGGAGGAGGTGTACCTCCGCTTGTGCCTGTTACAGCCTCTGGCGGAACTGTGATGACCTCGTCCAGTTCAAATTTAAGCAGCTTGCCGGTACCACCATTGGTTCCCCTGGCCTCGGAGGCAACAGTTTCGATCACATCAGAGAAGCCAGCCCGCATCTATGTGGCTAATAATTTATTACCCGCTGCCGTCGAGCCGCCATCGGGTGGCACATCCGTGCGAGGACGTCCGTATGGTGCCAAGCAGGCCGGTGGTAATTTAACCAAGCGACGTCCACCACCAGGTGCTCAACAAATACCAGAGGGCGGTAAGTGTCAAGTCGAGGGTTGCATGTTCCGCTTTAAATCGCCTTCCACTCTCGAGTACCATGGTCGCTGTCATAATGGACAGCTTGGCTCCGCCCAGCCCATGATTTGCCCCGAATGTCAGTCCAGTGAGTTTAGCAATTGGAATTGCTTGCACACCCATCTGTGGCGGACACATCAAATTGACATGGAGCTCTATTGTTGTCAGTTGTGCAGCTTTAAGACGCCCATTTATTCGCGTCTGGTCAATACCCATGCAAAAATCCACTCCGAAGAGCGCAACTACAAGTGCGAGCAATGTGGCAAGGGATTCAAGAACACCAAACAATTGAAAAATCATCGCCGACTTCATCGGACACAGGGCTTGGGCATGGGCAAACCACTAACGGCAGCACCGCCTCCGCCGCCGCCCAACTTGAGTCCCAACAATCCACAAGAACAAGCTCTTACCACCTTGTTGCATCGTTGCGAAGATTGTGGTGCTGCCTTCAAGCAGCGCAAGACCCTGCGCGAACATCTCTGCAAGGAGCGTAACGAGCAACCGCAATGCCAGACTTGCCAACGTCTCTTTAGTTCCAAGAGCAGCCTAAAGCTCCATATGCGTAGCCATCAGTCGATAAAACGCTTCAAGTGTGAGTCCTGCGAATATGAGGCTAGCGATCATAATGCCTTTCGGCGGCATTTGGGcacacataaggaacgcaaaCGTTATGCCTGTCCGCACTGCGATTTTCGGGCTATACAAAGCACAGCTTTTCGG TTGCATCTTCAGAAACGTCATCCCGAGAAGGAATTGTCATCAATTATACACAAATGCGATGTGTGCAGCTTCTCTAGCATTAATCAAGGCCTGCTGCTGGTTCATCAGGCCAAGCATGAGGCCAATCAACAATCCAACAATCCAACAACAATTAATAATCGAAAATCAGTACCAGGTCACATATCATCAGCTGTGGCAGCAATCCCATCGCAAATCAAAGTGGAAAGCAGTTTACTGCTCGCACATTCCAGTACAAATGCCAAGGAGCAGTCGGCAGATGCAATTGATGGACTAACTTTAATGGATCCTTTGCCGACTTCCTAA
- the LOC6643087 gene encoding nucleolin 1 isoform X3 produces MADLLKLTDAVVFEYLQGKDKNLAKVFQQKTKAANVAKNTPKLTDILQFFQTKSATKIPQIKAGAKDSDSDDDDSDSDSEETPAAASAAGKKPNLSNGKAAKKDDTSSEESDSEEETAKPNAKVAPAKPAATKKADTSSEESSSEEETAPKKVAATPAKAATPAKKPAAAASSSSEDDSSEEEKAAKPAAKKPVAAVTPAKKPSAAASSSSEEDSSEEEPAKPAAKKPVAATPAKKAAKSSSEDSSSEEEAAPKKPVAAKSLAAPAKAKKDDTSSEESSSEDEKPAVAKKSPAKAAPAKKADDSSDSDDSSEDEAPKKTAVVAPTKATPAKKADTSSEDSSSEDEKPAAKKPAPAAAAKKQAESEDSSDDSDSSEEEKPKAKVVVAKPAPVAAKAAAKSSSEEDSSSDDDDAPAAVKPAVKKPAAATPAKKQESSSDDDSSDDDEPAKKKPAVAAAPAKKKKESSSSDDSDDSEESGEIKPQPAVANGGAKKRKFSGGDADEEAKATPNKKYNNFVKSGEQQNGYQNSTPNNYENNRNRQLNNSGGGSAGRRRSPFRRVRTEDIEVDKRVQDMSFEAKDNNGGGFQKRGGGRGRGGSGFAGRPDRSKWETNKQNGGGGGDGGNDAAGGEGGGGGFKKFGERKSFGGFDRNNQRGGGGGRGGGGGFGGRGGGGRGGGGGFGDRGRGGFGRGGGGGGGGGFGRGGGGGGRGRGGGGFGNKSFDSGPKQNKKITFDN; encoded by the exons atggCGGATCTGCTAAAACTTACCGATGCGGTAGTATTTGAGTATCTACAAGGCAAAGACAAAAACCTGGCTAAGGTTTTTCAACAAAAGACGAAAGCG gCTAATGTTGCTAAGAATACACCAAAGTTGACAGATATTCTACAGTTCTTTCAAACAAAAAGTGCGACAAAGATTCCACAAATCAAGGCTGGAGCTAAGGATAGCGATAGTGACGACGATGACAGTGATTCCGACTCAGAAGAAACTCcggcagcagcatcagccgCTGGCAAGAAGCCGAATTTGAGCAATGGCAAGGCAGCGAAAAAGGACGACACAAGTAGTGAGGAAAGCGATTCTGAAGAGGAGACGGCCAAACCCAATGCTAAGGTTGCTCCGGCGAAACCAGCTGCGACTAAGAAAGCAGACACCTCCAGTGAAGAATCCTCCTCAGAAGAAGAAACAGCGCCTAAAAAGGTAGCAGCCACACCTGCCAAAGCTGCTACACCAGCCAAGAAACCAGCTGCAGCCGCTTCTTCCTCCAGCGAAGATGACTCCTCCGAAGAAGAAAAGGCAGCAAAGCCAGCAGCTAAAAAACCAGTTGCTGCTGTAACACCAGCTAAGAAACCATCTGCAGCCGCCTCTTCCTCCAGCGAAGAGGACTCCTCCGAAGAAGAGCCAGCAAAGCCAGCGGCTAAGAAACCAGTTGCTGCTACGCCAGCCAAAAAGGCTGCAAAGTCATCTAGTGAGGATAGCTCTTCCGAAGAGGAGGCAGCTCCTAAAAAACCCGTGGCCGCAAAGTCACTTGCTGCTCCAGCAAAGGCCAAGAAAGATGACACCTCTAGTGAGGAAAGCTCTTCTGAAGATGAAAAGCCAGCAGTAGCAAAGAAGTCGCCAGCAAAGGCGGCGCCTGCCAAGAAAGCAGATGACTCAAGTGACTCGGACGATTCCTCAGAAGATGAAGCACCCAAAAAAACAGCAGTAGTCGCTCCAACAAAGGCAACCCCGGCCAAAAAGGCAGACACCTCCAGTGAGGATTCCTCCTCTGAAGATGAGAAACCAGCTGCCAAAAAGCCGGCGCCAGCGGCTGCTGCTAAGAAGCAAGCAGAATCCGAAGATTCTTCCGATGATAGCGATAGCTCCGAAGAAGAGAAGCCCAAGGCTAAGGTGGTGGTGGCCAAACCTGCACCAGTGGCAGCCAAGGCTGCTGCTAAGAGCAGCAGTGAAGAAGATTCCTCaagcgacgacgacgatgccCCTGCTGCTGTCAAGCCAGCTGTAAAGAAGCCAGCAGCCGCCACACCAGCCAAGAAGCAAGAATCCTCCAGTGATGATGACTCTTCCGATGATGATGAGCCGGCAAAGAAGAAACCCGCCGTGGCTGCTGCGCCTgccaagaagaagaaggagagCAGCAGTTCGGATGACAGCGACGACTCTGAAGAATCCGGTGAGATTAAGCCCCAGCCAGCTGTGGCCAATGGCGGAGCTAAGAAACGCAAATTCAGCGGTGGTGATGCCGACGAGGAGGCCAAGGCTACTCCGAATAAGAAATACAACAACTTTGTCAAGTCCGGAGAGCAACAG AATGGTTACCAGAACTCCACGCCAAACAACTATGAGAACAACCGAAATAGGCAATTGAACAACAGTGGAGGAGGCAGTGCCGGGCGTCGTCGTTCTCCCTTCCGACGTGTACGCACCGAAGACATTGAAGTGGACAAACGCGTCCAAGATATGTCCTTTGAGGCCAAG GATAACAATGGCGGTGGTTTCCAGAAACGTGGCGGCGGACGTGGACGTGGTGGTTCTGGTTTTGCTGGACGGCCAGATCGCAGCAAATGGGAGACGAATAAACAAAAtggaggcggcggcggcgatGGTGGCAATGATGCTGCAGGTGGTgaaggcggcggcggcggtttTAAGAAGTTCGGCGAACGCAAGAGTTTTGGCGGCTTTGATAGAAACAATCAGAGAGGAGGCGGAGGTGGAcgtggtggcggcggcggatTCGGTGGACGTGGCGGCGGTGGAcgcggcggtggcggtggcttTGGCGATCGAGGACGTGGTGGCTTTGGCCGTGGAggcggtggtggcggcggcggcggcttTGGCCgtggaggtggtggtggtggacgTGGACGCGGCGGTGGTGGCTTTGGTAACAAATCCTTTGATTCGGGGCCAaagcaaaacaagaaaatcaCCTTTGATAATTAA